The following coding sequences lie in one Phragmites australis chromosome 8, lpPhrAust1.1, whole genome shotgun sequence genomic window:
- the LOC133926270 gene encoding GDSL esterase/lipase At5g45910-like, with protein sequence MAAQLVVAFLSVSSAFLVVSGQKFNAIYSFGDSMSDTGNLCVNGPPAGLTLTQPPYGETFFGRATCRCSDGRLVVDFLATKLGLPLLKPSKQGGANFKTGANMAIIGATTMDSSFFQSLGIADKIWNNGPLNTQIQWFQQLMPSICGSTKACRSYLSKSLFVLGEFGGNDYNAQIFGGYSPEKASGRSPTIVDAIGKGVEQLISLGARYVVVPGVLPVGCFPIYLTLYQTSNGGDYDQYGCLKRFNALSVYHNSLLRSKVSILQGKYPGARIMYADFYSHVYDMVKSPGNYGFSTNLRACCGAGGGKYNYQNSARCGMQGAYACSNPASSLSWDGIHLTEAAYKKIADGWLNGAYCHPAILS encoded by the exons ATGGCGGCTCAACTCGTCGTCGCGTTTCTCTCCGTCTCCTCCGCCTTCTTGGTCGTCTCCGGCCAGAAGTTCAACGCCATCTACAGCTTCGGCGACTCGATGTCCGACACGGGCAACCTCTGCGTGAACGGCCCCCCCGCTGGACTCACCCTCACCCAGCCTCCCTACGGCGAGACGTTCTTCGGCCGCGCCACCTGCCGCTGCTCCGACGGCCGCCTCGTCGTCGACTTCCTCG CTACGAAGCTCGGGCTCCCGCTGCTGAAGCCGTCGAAGCAGGGCGGCGCCAACTTCAAGACCGGGGCGAACATGGCGATCATCGGCGCGACGACCATGGACTCGAGCTTCTTCCAGTCGCTCGGCATCGCGGACAAGATCTGGAACAACGGCCCCCTCAACACCCAGATCCAGTGGTTCCAGCAGCTGATGCCCTCCATCTGCGGTTCGACGAAGG CCTGCAGGTCCTACCTCTCCAAGTCACTCTTCGTCCTCGGCGAGTTCGGCGGCAACGACTACAACGCCCAGATCTTCGGCGGCTACTCCCCGGAGAAGGCCAGCGGCCGGAGCCCCACCATCGTCGACGCCATCGGCAAGGGCGTCGAG CAACTGATCAGCCTCGGCGCGAGGTACGTCGTGGTCCCCGGCGTGCTGCCGGTGGGTTGCTTCCCGATCTATCTAACGCTGTACCAGACCTCCAACGGCGGCGACTACGACCAGTACGGCTGCCTGAAGCGCTTCAACGCGCTGTCCGTCTACCACAACTCGCTGCTGCGGAGCAAGGTGTCGATCCTGCAGGGCAAGTACCCCGGGGCCCGGATCATGTACGCCGACTTCTACAGCCACGTCTACGACATGGTCAAGAGCCCCGGCAACTACG GGTTCAGCACCAACCTGAGGGCGTGctgcggcgccggcggaggcAAGTACAACTACCAGAACAGCGCGCGGTGCGGCATGCAGGGCGCGTACGCGTGCTCCAACCCGGCGTCGTCGCTGAGCTGGGACGGCATCCACCTGACGGAGGCGGCGTACAAGAAGATCGCCGACGGCTGGCTCAACGGTGCCTACTGCCACCCGGCCATCTTGTCCTAG